A window from Neodiprion fabricii isolate iyNeoFabr1 chromosome 2, iyNeoFabr1.1, whole genome shotgun sequence encodes these proteins:
- the LOC124175310 gene encoding uncharacterized protein LOC124175310 yields the protein MGNLATVVRLGAAFLPYLMDYARGEEESRGCVMKEGKCVKCRGGTILHRGTCVQTCPSGYTEGWLSQDDYMGKVCKESNYMFGLTGSQVAILVGVVSGATICIFIILCGVVVVHRRKRKAAKLVQQFEDSAERREFLKHLATLRGEANTFLSMLNDTRRQVREIYYAGNNGDGAVGVQAYRPVLRDLARILVLVNRRDDEIPFPPDDWQRLLAWAERLLRRYKRHSSPEVAQLVTFLQQPANSIPLAPPQPITITQQTQPYEPRATPTNLTTFQANMPLTTFQASEKSSISPAGSSLGYAKDNHSPIGSSLGQNSCSVYNEKLSPNGSTLGQTVPLVYGDQKRGQNTNSNLQELAVSTFNHNYNSGAASPQSDSIGIETESSILDRELNPQWEFQSPVEAANYTILSDWLPNRDYLVDDFTILGFRPQDEITTEL from the exons GATGTGTGATGAAAGAAGGGAAATGCGTGAAATGCAGAGGAGGTACTATACTTCACCGAGGTACCTGCGTTCAAACTTGTCCATCAGGGTACACCGAGGGCTGGCTTAGTCAGGATGATTATATGGGCAAAGTGTGCAAAGAGAGCAACTACATGTTTGGCCTAACTGGAAGTCAGGTTGCAATATTGGTCGGCGTTGTGTCAGGGGCGACGATATGCATCTTCATTATATTATGCGGCGTCGTAGTTGTCCacagaagaaaaagaaaggcgGCAAAGCTAGTACAGCAATTTGAGGATAG TGCTGAACGAAGAGAGTTTTTGAAGCATCTAGCGACATTGAGGGGTGAAGCAAACACTTTTCTCTCTATGCTAAATGATACCAGAAGACAAGTtagagaaatatattatgcCGGTAACAATGGAGATGGTGCTGTAGGTGTTCAAGCCTACAG GCCAGTGCTTCGTGATCTGGCAAGAATTTTGGTTCTCGTCAACAGAAGAGACGACGAGATTCCTTTTCCCCCTGACGACTGGCAGAGGCTTTTGGCTTGGGCTGAAAGGTTATTGCGACGATACAAAAGGCACAGTTCACCTGAG GTGGCCCAGCTGGTAACGTTCCTTCAGCAACCAGCGAACTCAATTCCACTAGCACCGCCTCAGCCGATCACAATCACGCAACAGACACAGCCTTATGAGCCTAGAGCAACACCCACGAATCTCACAACATTCCAAGCAAATATGCCACTAACAACGTTTCAAGCAAGTGAAAAATCTAGCATAAGTCCGGCAGGTTCGAGCTTAGGATATGCTAAAGATAATCACAGCCCGATCGGCTCGAGCCTCGGGCAAAATAGCTGTAGCgtttataatgaaaaattgagtcCAAACGGCTCGACTTTGGGTCAAACTGTTCCCCTGGTTTATGGTGATCAAAAACGAGGGCAGAATACAAATTCAAACCTACAAGAGCTAGCTGTATCTACGTTTaatcataattataattcGGGAGCTGCTTCACCTCAGAGCGACAGCATCGGAATTGAAACGGAGTCCAGTATTTTGGACAGAGAACTAAACCCCCAGTGGGAATTTCAGTCGCCGGTTGAAGCTGCCAATTACACTATTTTGTCCGATTGGCTGCCGAATCGAGATTACCTCGTAGACGATTTTACTATTTTAGGATTCAGACCTCAAGACGAAATTACTACTGAGTTATAA